The Raphanus sativus cultivar WK10039 chromosome 6, ASM80110v3, whole genome shotgun sequence sequence TGTTTACAAAACAATACTAATTGTCATACAACTTCCTTGTCGCAAAACACTGAGGATCTACAAACAGCTCGCTAACCTTATCAAACGTTAACTGCTGTTCAATTTCTTATGGCTTTATTTGACTGGTCAGGTCTTTGTTCCGGTTCATCAtccccatcttcttcttcttcttcttcatatacCGTCATAACAACATTACTATCATCATCTCATATTCTACATTTTTATCGTAGATGTAAATTTATTGATATAGTTTTGCGGATATTTTTGCTGAAGTTATTTGATTGTATCGGTTAGTTTTTatgtatgttttaaaataaaatatctggaatatatatataataattattttacataaataataattttatatcaaattaaaatactatactaataaaaaaaatatcaaatatcaaaattttattattatttagtgtaatatataaatgtatgttatttaataaaattaatagtttacaaaattatttaaaagtgaataaaaactatctataagttattaaaattgtagtaaaatttaatatctaaacaGTAGTAATTCTTTTTAgaattatctaatttatttgatataaaaattatttttcattttacagattttttcatataaataataaagacataactttttttgtttaatacctaTAAGAAAAGATGTTTCGTTATTGTTTGCTGTAgttttagaaataaattattaaaccaTGATTGATAAATATTAGTATAATTTTGAtgtaagttttaattttataataaatatacattatGATTGAAAAGATTtatcgatttaaaaatatataaaattaaataaataagatagAGTTTAATCAATGGAAGTCTCCTTAGTCCAATGGTTTAACCAATGATTCATTAAAATTTCTACACCAAGAAGTCTAAGTTTTCAATTATTAGAAAAGACGAATcatctaaaatattaaagataagAGTACTGCCAGGAATGAAACTTATAGAATGGATGACCATGATGATGCAGTGAAACATGAATCTTCATAAGAAGACAAAATTACCGGTTGTAATATcgtttttataatgtttttcataatttgttATAGCATAattaaccaatgaaaagaaagatAGAGTTTAATCAATCACCATATAATCATATGTTTATCTAGTCAAACACATCCAACAACACTAAGAAAGAGTCAAAGACAATAAAGGCTAGCTAGCATACGAAAAAATCTTTTTCATCGCCGTGGTAATATCTTTGATACGGATCAAGGACATCTACCTACTGGGGGTGATCAGGCTTTACCCCTGTTGGAACCCATATGAGGGGGAGCACTTCCTTCTGTGGGCCCTAACAAGGCGTCGTTGTCTTTTTCTACGTCAAGTAAGAGGATTGCCTTATACGGGTCTTTTTCCGAAAGAGGTTAGTTGCCTTCTACTGATATTTGACCGAAAGAAGTATCGtactatatattaaatgattttttttatgtgtCGATCATAGATGAACtcttaaaaaattgttataatttgattggtcgatgatttttaatttttatttattttaattagatctcaaaagaaaaaataaatctataacCAATTAATATTACTTGCCAAATAATCTacataatattacaaataattatttatggtaattaatttttgaaattgtagaaagagtattaatgttgatcaatttttatatttataaaatacataaaataataaatgaaaaataatttatataaatcgatataatgattttatattcttatttaaaacattatatttgtatataaattattataataactattaatgtcttttaatttcatatattctttacaaatcatttataaaaattataaatacatttataaaattgtttatcttggcttatcatatatttaaaattattataagaaGTTGTGAGTCATTTATATAagcttataaattattttataaaatatattttgaaacatcatcCTACTATccaactatatattaattgagaagttatttaatttatttttgcttatATGTTGATCGGAGGTGAACtcttaaaaattgatataagattgggatttttaatttttatttattttaattagctctaaaaaaattaagtctataaccaattaatatcaTTTGTCAAATAATCTACATAATATTACTATTAATGTTTTATGGTAACTAAGTTTTCAAATTATAGAAAGAGTATTAATGTTgatcaattattatatttataaatacataaaataacaaACGACAgacaattttatataaatcgatataatgattttatattcttatttaaaacactatatttgtatattaattattataataaatattaccaTCTTATAAGTTCATATATGCTTtacaaatcatttataaattgtttatcttggcttatcatatattttaaattattataagagGTTGTAAGTCATTTATATAagcttataaattaatttataaaatctattttgaaaccTCATCCTACTATACCACTATCCACTAtccactatatattaattgaaaagtcatttaagtgatttttgtttgcGTGTCGATCATAAGTGAATTcttaaaaattgttatatttttattggtcgatgatttttaatttttatttatttttattagatctaaaaataaaagataggTCAATAATCAATAAATATCACTTGcaaaataatattcataacattaCAAATAATTATTGTTATGGTAGCTAATTACTGAAACTATAGAAATAGTAATAGTGTGATCAATTTTTTATATCCCCTATatactacataaaataataaacaaaaaatgtttattagaatttatattatgcttttattttcatatataaagccttatatttgtatataaagtaTTACAAAAActattaatgtataatatagttcatacatgttttataaatcatttataaaattataaatacattttaaaaattatttatcttgGCTTatcatttgttttaaattattataagagGTTATAAGTCACTTATACaagcttatatattaatttataaaatctattttgaaattgaattatattaaatgagaacTCACTTAATTTTGCTTAGGTGTCTTTgagtttaagaaaaattattataatttgatttgttaatggattttctatttttatttattttatgagtaAGAAAATCAGTTCTAGAATCAATTTTATCAATATCCAAACGatctaaatatatatcataaaataatttatagcaATTAAATAtgagatttatattaaaatgctCAAAAATCACTTTTAGTAATAAagtatttataaactatataatatatttcataagtaatttatagaatttatatagtagttttatatttttatgtaattggATATGAATATGTAGAGAATGTGtaacaattatattgttttaacttttaatcttATTAGAGACATAAAAAATTTAGCTGcaaactatatattttcaaaacttaagtaattttattaaaaactgaattatgaatattatatataattaattttacaaaattttaaatacaaatatcaacagatatttaaaatagtcagattcatttttttcaaaaaaaaattttcttagaaaagtatttaacaaaaacacatattcaatttttttgatgataaaaacctatttaattttccaaattataataaatatattgttacaaaatattcaaactcGGAAAATTGCGGGCATCCACCTTGTAGAGGTTAATTGACTTATTTATTGGAAATTAAATTACAATAAATCAGTAAATTAAACAAGATAATCTGTTAGTCTTTGTCTTAGTAACTCTTATTAAATTGATGTCCATATCTATTTTATACGCATTTTGAAAACTAAGGAAACCTTTTAATTTGTTCAACAACCTAAAAACTTTTCACTCAATAAAAGGGCAACCTTGAAATCATAAACGATTCACTAACTTTTCTCTTTGTAGCTCTCAGTAAGACAAAATGAATAACTTTATGAAATTATTCGCAATTTTCTTGTTCATCCAAATCCAAATAGCCTTGTCTCAACCAAATCTTATACAACAACTCTGCAAAAGAAACCGTTATCAACCCCTATGCGTCTCTACTCTCAATCTTGATCCTAGAAGCAAAACCtcaaatctccaaggtaagATCATGAATCATTGTGACATAACAACTTGattaacaataatattttctgtAAACATATGACTAGATGGTTATGATATTTGACATATATGATTCACGTAAACTTTGTCATCATCTGCTATTCCCTCGTACACATTGCAAATTTATGTTGCTAACAAATATACTTTAatgatttaattttgatttactTTTCATGCATTAATTAGGGCTTGCGTCGATCTCTATCGAGGCGACGACAAAGAAAACGAACGATGCGTTAACTTATCTCATCTCCGTTTTACGGCGAACTGGAGGAGATCGCGCAGCTTTTGAGAAGTACGGAACTTGCGTTGATCAGGATTACGGCGCATCTGTTAAGAGGTATTTGCCGGGGGCGATGGCTAATCTAAAGGCTAAGAAGTACTCTGCTGCAATAGCTAACTTGCAAGACGTTATGACGGCGTCGGGTGATTGTGAGAACCAGTTCGCCGGAAGTTGTCCATTACCGGTGAGCCAACGTAACAAAGCTGTTCATGATATTACCGATATGACTACTGACATCATCAAAACTTTTGTCTAgtagataataaatttatattgtatctttttcttttttgctctAAATGTTGCaaaaattaaagagaaaatgaatatggtaataaattttatttagaaatatctaatttatttgatattataaatgatttttttcattttacagattatatcttataaataataaagACATAAATTTTTTGTCTAATacacagaagaaaaaaagtttctttatttttaatgtactTTTAGAAATAGAATTAAATCATGATTGATAAATATTAGAATAATTTTGATGTaagttttaattttgaaataaatatacatcaatttaaaaataaataaaattaaataaataagataaagtTTAATCATTGGAAGTTTTTTTGGTGCAGTGGTTTAACGAattattcattaatatttttacaccAAAAGATCTGAGTTTTTAATTCTTGGAAATGGCAAATTATCTagaatattaagaaaaaaaacttataaaaaatattagagaaAATGTTTACGATAGATTACCGGTATAGTGCAAGGAGTATTGTCATAGTATTTTTCATAGTTTATTATAGCATAATTAACCAATAACAAAAGGAAAAGATAGAGTGGAAGCCCCTTTGGTCCAGTAGTTTGATTAAGGGTTCAATTGCTTTTACACTcggaggtctggggttcaaaccccagaaaataccaaattatgcagattatgaaGAAACAGGTTACATGAGATCTTCAGCTTAGTGCATAGCGTACCATCGAATATGAATCTTATAGGACGACTCAGAGTGGTACAATCAGACGTGTATTCTCACATGGTGGTAGAATtatcggctgtaaaatcgtctcTGTAATATTCTCATTATTGAAAAGATAGAGTTAACCAATTACCATAAATCATATGTTTATCTAGTCAAACACATCCAAAAACCACAAGAAAGAGTCAAAGACGATATAAAGGCTGGCTGGTATACGAAAAAATCTTTTTCATCACCGTATCTTTGATACGGATCAAATTAAAGACATCCACCTTGGTGGTCATGGGCTTTGTCTCCGTTGGAACCCATCATATGGGCTGCAGTAGGAGGGGGAGCACTTCCTTCTACGGGGTCATCATCTTTTTCGGTCAAATAAGAGGTCAATTGCCTTATTCTGGTATTGATCGAAAGAGGGTAATTGTCTTCTACTGATATTTGACCGAAAGAAGTATAGAAATTAATTGATGATTTATTGGAAATGAAATCACaataaatcagaaaattaaacatatatgttAGCACTTAGCCGTttgacgttaaaaaaaaaattatatgttagtCTTTGTCTTAGTAACTCTTATTAACGTGATGTTCATGTCTATTTTATAAGCATTTTGAAAATGATGATTctctcaaataatttttttaagtttttgtcacaaaaaagtattcaaaaataaaataataaaaataactttttttattttgaaatttttaatatttattttttattttttaaaatttgaaactcCACCCCAAACTTACTTTTTAACTATAAACTCAAAGTCTTAGATTAGTtgttataaatacatttttacttttaaataaaattatttttagtcattttcCTTCttgttttatgaaaataaactaaaaatattatctaaaagaatttctcttttaaaaatttaaggtCAACTCTAACTGTTGGGTTTTTTGATAGGTTtttaaccatttaaaaaaatcaatataatgaAAAGTTAAATATGTGTCAGAAGAAGTTCTTGCATGAGTCAATTGAAGAACCgtttttatactttttattacaTATGTCTATCCTCAATCGAAccatctt is a genomic window containing:
- the LOC108812029 gene encoding pectinesterase inhibitor-like, producing MNNFMKLFAIFLFIQIQIALSQPNLIQQLCKRNRYQPLCVSTLNLDPRSKTSNLQGLASISIEATTKKTNDALTYLISVLRRTGGDRAAFEKYGTCVDQDYGASVKRYLPGAMANLKAKKYSAAIANLQDVMTASGDCENQFAGSCPLPVSQRNKAVHDITDMTTDIIKTFV